From a single Abyssisolibacter fermentans genomic region:
- a CDS encoding AI-2E family transporter, with protein MNESEQSQNDKKKLLRVMFLIIFGVLFYMFVSQKAYIQWAYNIIKPILQAFIIAYLLNPLVKILCKRFKIKKGISIIIIIALLIAILFFVLYIMIPNLVSSFVSLTENLPSVEQISNSIDHFLDTYVDKRIADLVKKNSNNLLTMTLEKSKVFLTDFLQNFIDKTLSITTSIISLLISLIIAIYMLLDKDDLTARIKRFIYAYNKKETADYILNIGKKSNEAFLSYINGKFIDSLIIGILCFILFSIARIPYASILALIIGITNMIEYFGPFIGAVPAILITLFTNPSKVIWVGILIFALQQFDGLYLGPKIVGKKVGARAFWIIIAVTIGGAILGVPGMVLGVPSMVLIKNLVEQSVDKRLKKKGMSKFEIDKLK; from the coding sequence TTGAACGAAAGCGAACAATCTCAAAATGACAAAAAAAAATTACTCAGAGTTATGTTTCTTATTATCTTTGGAGTATTATTTTACATGTTTGTCAGTCAAAAAGCTTACATACAGTGGGCTTACAACATCATAAAACCAATTTTACAAGCATTTATTATAGCATATCTTCTAAATCCTTTGGTTAAAATACTATGCAAAAGATTTAAAATCAAAAAAGGTATAAGTATAATTATAATAATAGCCTTATTAATTGCAATTTTATTTTTCGTACTGTATATTATGATACCAAATTTAGTTAGCAGTTTTGTTTCTCTTACAGAAAATTTACCATCTGTTGAACAAATATCTAACTCAATTGATCATTTTTTAGATACTTATGTTGATAAAAGAATTGCTGACCTTGTTAAAAAGAACTCTAATAATCTGTTAACTATGACTTTAGAAAAATCAAAAGTATTTTTAACTGATTTTTTACAAAACTTTATAGATAAAACACTATCTATAACTACAAGTATTATTAGTTTGCTAATCAGTTTAATCATTGCAATATATATGCTTTTAGACAAAGACGATTTAACAGCTAGAATCAAAAGATTTATCTATGCTTATAATAAAAAAGAAACAGCTGATTATATATTAAACATTGGAAAGAAAAGTAATGAAGCTTTCTTAAGTTATATAAATGGTAAATTTATTGATTCTCTTATAATAGGGATTCTATGTTTTATACTATTCTCGATAGCAAGAATTCCTTATGCATCAATACTTGCTCTAATTATTGGAATAACTAACATGATTGAATATTTTGGACCATTTATAGGTGCCGTACCAGCAATTCTAATAACATTATTTACAAACCCTTCAAAAGTCATATGGGTGGGAATACTTATATTTGCTCTTCAACAATTTGATGGACTATATCTAGGTCCAAAGATAGTCGGTAAAAAAGTTGGTGCAAGAGCTTTCTGGATAATTATAGCGGTTACTATAGGTGGAGCTATCTTGGGAGTACCAGGTATGGTTTTAGGTGTTCCTTCTATGGTGCTAATTAAAAATTTAGTTGAACAATCAGTTGATAAAAGATTAAAGAAAAAAGGCATGAGTAAATTTGAAATTGATAAATTGAAATAA
- the typA gene encoding translational GTPase TypA has translation MNIRNIAIIAHVDHGKTTLVDEMLKQSGTFRENQAVAERVMDSNALERERGITILSKNTAVTYNDTKINIVDTPGHADFGGEVERVLKMVDGVILIVDAFEGAMPQTRFVLKNALELNLPVILCVNKIDRPGARPEEVVDEVLDLFISLEATDDQIEFPIVYASAKNGTSSLEPNTQNDSMKDLFDTILKHIPAPSGDIENSLQMLISTIDYNSYVGRIGIGKISHGTIAKGQEVIIVNKDHEDLKKKVRITKLMSFDGLGRVEVESANAGEIIALSGIENITIGDTICDPNKPEALDFVTISEPTLSMVFSVNNGPLAGREGSLVTSRQIRERLYRQLQTDVSLKVEDTDSTDAFKVFGRGELHLTILIETMRREGFEFMVSKPEVLFKRENGKLLEPMEKVTIDVADEYTGSVIEKLGIRKGELINMLPYGIGHTRMEFSIPTRGLIGYRSKFMTDTKGTGIMNSIFDGYGRQKGEIPHRTFGSLIATESGVSVTYGLYNAQDRGQLFIGPGVDVYEGMIIGMNPKGQDIDINPCKRKQLTSIRSTSSDEKLFLTPPIIFSLEEAIEFIDDDELVEITPKSIRIRKKILSKTLRVKDMNRKKRI, from the coding sequence ATGAATATTAGAAATATAGCAATAATTGCACACGTTGATCATGGTAAAACTACCTTGGTTGATGAGATGTTAAAGCAAAGCGGTACGTTTCGTGAAAACCAAGCTGTTGCTGAAAGAGTTATGGATAGTAATGCTCTTGAACGTGAAAGAGGTATAACTATATTATCTAAAAATACTGCTGTAACTTATAATGATACTAAAATAAATATTGTTGATACACCAGGCCATGCTGACTTCGGTGGAGAAGTTGAACGTGTACTAAAAATGGTAGATGGAGTTATTCTTATAGTTGATGCTTTTGAAGGTGCTATGCCGCAAACAAGATTTGTACTAAAAAATGCTCTTGAATTAAATTTACCAGTTATATTATGTGTAAATAAAATTGATCGTCCAGGGGCAAGACCTGAAGAAGTAGTAGATGAAGTACTTGATTTATTCATTTCGTTAGAAGCAACAGATGATCAAATAGAATTTCCTATTGTCTATGCTTCTGCTAAAAATGGTACGTCCTCATTAGAGCCTAATACTCAAAATGATTCCATGAAAGATCTATTTGATACTATACTTAAGCATATACCAGCTCCAAGTGGAGATATTGAAAATTCGCTACAAATGTTAATTTCAACAATCGACTACAATTCATATGTTGGAAGAATAGGTATCGGAAAGATATCTCATGGAACAATTGCCAAAGGACAGGAAGTAATAATAGTAAATAAAGATCACGAGGATTTAAAGAAAAAAGTTCGTATTACTAAACTTATGTCTTTTGATGGTCTTGGTCGTGTCGAAGTTGAATCTGCAAATGCAGGAGAAATCATAGCATTATCAGGTATTGAAAATATTACTATAGGTGATACAATATGTGATCCTAACAAACCTGAAGCTCTTGACTTTGTTACAATATCTGAACCTACACTGTCAATGGTTTTCTCTGTTAATAACGGACCTTTAGCAGGTAGAGAAGGAAGTTTGGTAACATCAAGACAAATACGTGAAAGATTGTATAGACAATTGCAGACAGATGTTAGTTTAAAAGTAGAGGATACAGATTCAACTGATGCATTCAAAGTTTTTGGAAGAGGCGAATTGCATTTAACAATTTTGATTGAAACTATGCGTAGAGAAGGTTTTGAATTTATGGTTTCTAAACCAGAAGTTTTATTCAAACGTGAAAACGGAAAACTTCTTGAACCAATGGAAAAAGTAACTATAGATGTAGCAGATGAATATACAGGCTCTGTTATAGAAAAATTAGGAATCAGAAAAGGTGAACTTATCAATATGCTTCCTTATGGTATAGGTCATACAAGAATGGAGTTTTCTATACCTACCAGAGGTCTAATAGGTTATAGATCTAAATTTATGACTGATACAAAGGGTACAGGTATAATGAACTCTATATTTGATGGTTATGGCCGTCAGAAGGGAGAAATTCCTCACAGAACTTTTGGTTCATTAATAGCTACTGAATCAGGAGTATCTGTAACATATGGTTTATATAACGCTCAAGATAGAGGGCAGTTATTTATTGGACCAGGTGTAGATGTTTATGAAGGTATGATTATAGGTATGAATCCTAAAGGACAAGATATTGATATCAACCCTTGTAAAAGGAAACAGCTTACTAGTATTCGTTCCACAAGTTCAGATGAAAAATTATTCCTAACACCACCTATAATTTTTTCATTAGAAGAAGCTATAGAATTTATTGATGATGATGAATTAGTAGAAATTACACCAAAAAGCATTAGAATTAGGAAAAAAATACTTTCTAAAACATTACGAGTTAAAGATATGAATAGGAAAAAAAGAATTTAA
- a CDS encoding 4'-phosphopantetheinyl transferase family protein — protein MKVHIIKLENYIDEELFSDFLEYVSDKKAERILRYRHKKDQLRSLIGDVLIRNILCDELSINNENLEFAFNSYGKPYLKNYNKNFNISHSGDYVVGVVDSDLVGIDIEEIRPMNDMFDIAKSFFTETENKWLESLHKDKKLLGFYKIWTAKESYLKLLGVGLSKKTNSFSVVIEDNNKIYIKDKNTSNNYYCSQIILENKYCLTVCSRKKLNFIDFVTSSLLDKKMKSSKL, from the coding sequence ATGAAAGTACACATTATAAAGCTTGAAAATTACATTGATGAAGAGTTGTTTAGTGATTTTTTGGAGTATGTTTCTGATAAAAAAGCTGAAAGAATATTGAGGTATAGACATAAGAAGGATCAGCTTAGGTCACTTATTGGAGATGTTTTAATTAGAAATATTTTATGTGATGAATTATCTATAAATAATGAAAATTTAGAATTTGCCTTTAATAGTTATGGTAAGCCATACTTAAAAAACTATAATAAAAATTTCAATATCTCTCATTCAGGTGATTATGTAGTAGGTGTTGTTGATTCGGATTTAGTTGGTATAGATATTGAAGAAATAAGACCAATGAATGATATGTTTGATATAGCAAAATCTTTTTTTACTGAAACTGAAAACAAATGGCTTGAAAGCTTGCATAAAGATAAAAAACTGTTAGGATTCTATAAAATATGGACAGCAAAAGAAAGTTATTTAAAATTATTAGGAGTTGGATTATCAAAAAAAACTAACTCATTTTCCGTTGTTATAGAGGATAATAATAAAATTTATATAAAAGATAAAAATACGTCAAATAATTATTATTGTTCACAAATTATATTAGAAAATAAATACTGTTTAACTGTATGTTCACGAAAAAAGTTAAATTTTATTGATTTTGTGACAAGCAGCCTACTTGACAAAAAAATGAAAAGTAGTAAACTATAG